A DNA window from Mya arenaria isolate MELC-2E11 chromosome 17, ASM2691426v1 contains the following coding sequences:
- the LOC128222991 gene encoding uncharacterized protein LOC128222991 produces MEKAKDSDSAPKVDVGHDDSDDGDDDYDQDDREDDFGVRKKKLKMASTSTSKPTVKPKLAAAKTEGMATNTITTKPTDSDSAPKVDVGHDDSDDGDDDYDQDDREDDFGVRKKKLKMASTSTSKPTVKPKLAAAKTEGMATNTITTKPTEDTESLVASSTDQEQSDSELDNGDFKQSMAIQEANDERWSDEDISLEDSGDEYIPPVSSDFTYSEEDIVDADAQYKEQLDESYNAEEHVSDSTSDSDVIPIEQELVNKLTKPNLTIMQSKKKEDGTRIWDKKHCCQYCMKLVAKLPRHFEQKHKHEFEVEQVLSLPKKSPARKEKLRELMNAGDFLHNKNVIAKQTGNLIPFKRPKEEDSSRASDYVTCSQCLGLFLGRDLWRHAKRCPKQNRTARKQKRINHQAAGLALMHSNDFSKNESFKTDIVNKFSSDEVSFVARHDELIVRFGEKLYSKHSQQPHQHQYVRQKMREVARLLMNARKSDGNIHNLMDCVDPVKFPSIVEAVKVTCGFDGNGKYKVPSLALKIGHSLRKCANILKNQSLVTRNSNLKEKANSFLELCDGEWAAEVSSAALQNLHAETFNKPNKIPMAEDLKKLHDYLKAQADTLQKSLTEFADKDHWRELANVTLAQIVLFNRRRGGEAERLEVSQYLKGTQQSVKMQAEVASCLSPFERQLAENMKRIEIRGKRGRRVPVLLTDKLHQQMEILMKTREVVGISTRNIYVFARFGDAEFPLRSSDVLRKFALECGANNPELITSTSLRKHVATISQILNLKDNELDQLANFLGHDVRIHREFYRLPEDTIQLAKISKLLVELESGKIQNHEGKTLDEIHPDVEDLQVEIPSAESSADGETDGVPSRKDLQVEIPSAESSADGETDGVPSRKVTCKKKSTKRTMWSEEEKKAVHQFLGKFFVSAKLPGKALCLEAKSKAAVLSHRPWQQIKFYIKNHKVV; encoded by the exons ATGGAGAAAGCGAAAg acAGTGACTCTGCCCCCAAAGTAGATGTAGGTCATGATGACAGTGATGATGGTGACGATGATTACGACCAAGATGACAGAGAGGATGACTTTGGAGTACGTAAGAAGAAACTAAAGATGGCTTCTACAAGTACGTCAAAACCAACAGTAAAACCCAAACTGGCAGCAGCAAAAACAGAAGGAATGGCAACAAATACCATTACTACAAAGCCAACAG acAGTGACTCTGCCCCCAAAGTAGATGTAGGTCATGATGACAGTGATGATGGTGACGATGATTACGACCAAGATGACAGAGAGGATGACTTTGGAGTACGTAAGAAGAAACTAAAGATGGCTTCTACAAGTACGTCGAAACCAACAGTAAAACCCAAACTGGCAGCAGCAAAAACAGAAGGAATGGCAACAAATACCATTACTACAAAGCCAACAG AAGATACTGAGAGCTTGGTAGCTTCCAGTACAGACCAAGAACAGAGCGACAGTGAACTGGACAATGgtgattttaaacaaagcatGGCCATTCAAG AAGCCAATGATGAAAGGTGGTCTGATGAAGATATAAGTCTTGAGGATAGTGGTGATGAATATATACCCCCTGTGAGCAGTGACTTTACATACAGTGAGGAAGACATTGTGGATGCTGATGCCCAATATAAAGAACAGTTAGATGAGTCATATAATGCTGAAGAACATGTGTCGGACAGCACAAGTGATTCTGATGTTATTCCTATAGAGCAGGAGTTAGTAAATAAGTTGACAAAACCGAATTTAACTATAATGCAATCAAAAAAGAAAGAGGATGGCACTCGAATATGGGACAAAAAACACTGTTGTCAATACTGCATGAAGTTGGTGGCAAAACTGCCCCGACACTTTGAGCAAAAACATAAGCACGAGTTTGAGGTGGAACAAGTTCTGTCTCTTCCGAAAAAGTCCCCTGCCAGGAAAGAGAAGTTGCGAGAATTAATGAATGCTGGAGACTTTTTACATAATAAGAATGTGATTGCTAAACAAACAGGAAACTTGATCCCTTTCAAGAGACCAAAAGAAGAAGATTCAAGTAGGGCTAGCGACTATGTCACTTGTAGCCAGTGTTTGGGCTTGTTTTTAGGACGTGATCTCTGGAGACATGCCAAACGATGTCCAAAGCAAAATCGCACTGCAAGAAAACAGAAAAGGATCAATCACCAGGCAGCTGGTTTAGCATTGATGCATTCTAATGATTTTAGTAAGAATGAATCGTTCAAAACAGACATTGTAAACAAGTTTTCATCTGATGAAGTATCATTTGTTGCAAGACATGATGAGCTGATAGTAAGGTTTGGAGAAAAGCTGTATAGTAAACATTCGCAGCAGCCACATCAGCATCAATACGTAAGACAGAAAATGAGAGAAGTGGCTCGTCTACTTATGAATGCAAGAAAATCTGATGGAAACATTCACAACTTGATGGACTGTGTTGATCCTGTAAAGTTTCCATCTATTGTTGAGGCAGTAAAAGTAACATGTGGTTTTGATGGAAATGGCAAATACAAAGTTCCATCACTGGCTCTTAAGATTGGACACTCATTGAGAAAATGtgccaatattttgaaaaaccaAAGTCTTGTTACAAGGAACTCAAATTTGAAGGAGAAAGCCAATAGTTTCTTAGAACTTTGTGATGGTGAATGGGCTGCTGAGGTTTCTAGTGCTGCGCTGCAGAATTTACATGCGGAAACCTTCAACAAACCAAATAAAATACCAATGGCAGAAGATTTGAAGAAGCTACATGATTATCTTAAAGCACAAGCAGACACACTGCAAAAATCACTGACAGAGTTTGCGGACAAAGACCACTGGAGAGAACTTGCCAATGTGACGCTTGCACAGATTGTTCTTTTCAATAGAAGAAGGGGTGGTGAGGCAGAACGCTTGGAAGTTTCCCAGTATTTGAAAGGAACCCAACAATCAGTGAAGATGCAGGCAGAAGTGGCCAGTTGCCTGTCGCCATTTGAAAGGCAGCTTgctgaaaatatgaaaagaatTGAAATCAGAGGAAAACGTGGTCGACGTGTACCAGTCTTACTTACAGATAAACTTCACCAGCAAATGGAAATTCTTATGAAAACAAGAGAAGTAGTTGGAATCAGCACTAGGAACATTTATGTATTCGCAAGATTCGGAGATGCTGAATTTCCGCTTAGAAGTTCTGATGTGCTGAGAAAATTTGCTTTGGAATGTGGTGCAAATAACCCAGAACTCATCACTTCCACTTCTCTTCGGAAACATGTGGCCACAATTTCTCAGATACTCAACCTCAAAGACAATGAGTTGGATCAATTAGCCAACTTTCTTGGTCATGATGTGAGAATCCATAGGGAATTCTACAGATTACCAGAGGATACTATTCAACTTGCTAAAATTAGCAAGCTTCTTGTTGAGTTAGAGAGTGGAAAAATTCAAAACCATGAGGGAAAAACTCTGGATGAGATTCATCCAGATGTTGAAG ATCTTCAAGTAGAAATCCCGAGCGCCGAGTCCTCAGCTGATGGAGAGACAGATGGAGTTCCATCGAGAAAAG ATCTTCAAGTAGAAATCCCGAGCGCCGAGTCCTCAGCTGATGGAGAGACAGATGGAGTTCCATCGAGAAAAG TCACTTGTAAGAAGAAAAGCACTAAAAGGACCATGTGGTCGGAGGAGGAAAAAAAGGCTGTCCATCAATTCCTGGGAAAGTTCTTCGTGAGTGCCAAACTCCCGGGGAAGGCACTATGCCTTGAAGCTAAGAGCAAAGCGGCAGTGCTGAGCCATCGTCCATGGCAACAAATCAAATTCTATATTAAAAACCATAAAGTGGTGTGA